In Pirellula sp. SH-Sr6A, the DNA window ACGAGCCTTTTGGGATGCTCGATTCACTTACACGGTTCGAGCTTCAGGATGTGTTGCTCGATGTTTGGAGCCGGTATCAGATTACCACCATGATGGTTACACATGACGTAGACGAGGCGGTACTGCTGAGCGACCGAATTGTCATGATGACCAATGGTCCCGATGCGACGATCGGCGACATCGCGACCGTAACCTTACCTCGCCCTCGACATCGCGATACGGTCTTGGAGAGCGGGGACTTCCTCGCACATCGCGCACATGTCATCGAGTTCCTTGAACACCCCACTGCGAAAGCGGCATAGGAAGACGCGATGTCTGTCATCGAAGATCGAATCCGAACCCAATTCGCTCCGCGATATCTTCGTCTCGAGGATTTGCTGAATGATCAACGCACCATGAGTGCGGTGGATTCGTTTTCTTACTGGCATGAGCAAGCGGACTTGCATCAAGAGGTCTACCGGGCGTTCGTCCCGATGACGGTACCAGAAGCTGGAGAGCAATACGCGTTCGAAGTGGATTTAGACGCCTGCAGCGGCTGCAAAGCCTGCGTCGTTGCCTGCCATAACTTGAATGACCTCGACGAGGGCGAGACGTGGCGCAAAGTGGGTACGATCACGAGCACAAAGGCCGATCTGCCCGTGGTGCAACATGTAACAACCGCTTGCCATCACTGCGTCGATCCCGGATGTCTCAAGGGCTGTCCTGTCAAAGCGTATGAAAAAGACGAAAGAACCGGAATCGTCAAACATCTCGACGATCAGTGTTTCGGATGCAAGTACTGCACGATGATGTGCCCGTACGAAGTACCGCAATACAGCAAGAGACTCGGAATTGTACGCAAATGCGATATGTGCTCTCAAAGGCTATCGATGGGTGCAGCACCCGCATGCGTTCAAGCGTGCCCGAACGCGGCCATTCGAATCTCGGTCGTGACCCGCGAGCAATGTCGACCGGCCTCCCGTGAGGAAGCTCTCGTTGCTACCGCGCCCGCCAGTCTCCCTACGCAGCCAACAACCCAATTTAAGACCGCTCGCCGATCGGCTCTGCTCCAATCGAACACTTCGAACTGGGGACTTCAGTCGCTCGAATCCGCTACGGAATCAGTGCAGGATGGCCACTGGCCTTTGGTCGCCATGTTGACGTTGTCCCAAGCCAGTGTTGGAGTTTGGTCTTGTTTGTGCATTAGCTCTCCTTCAGGCCCAGTCACCATCGCGCTCGCTTGGTTGGCGACCTTTCTAGGAGTAGTCGGTGTTCACGCGGCCCTATTTCATTTGGGACGTCCGCTTTATGCCTATCGAGTGTTTTTGGGTTGGCGAACCAGCTGGCTGAGCCGTGAGGCGATTGGTCTGGGCGCATTCATGGCCTCGTCCGTTACCACGTCGGTTGTTATGACACTATCGGCTTTGGGGTTCCAAGGAGTAGGCCTCCTGGTGACTCCTGGAACGTACGCGACCGGGATACTGGGGTGGATTGGGGCTTACTGTTCCGCCATGATCTATATCGCGACCGGAAGGCGGGTGTGGAGCTGGTCGCGAACGATTTGGGACATGGCTTGGACCATCCTCGGATTGGGATGCCTGGGCTACGGATCGATCGCTGTGTTGCCCTACGGTTGGATGTGGGGGGCCTGGGCGTTTTCGATGCTTGCCACCATCCCCAAATGCATCGATTTATGGCGAGGCGACCATGTTCATGACACTTCTGGACAGGATGTGTCAGCGCGTAGCGGGAGATTGATGAGACAGGAATTGATGCCACAGGTTGGGTGGCTCCTCAATTTGAGTTTCATCACGCTGATAGCCATCTTCATGGAAAGAAATGAGATTGCACTTCTAGGAGCGATCGCCTTTCATGCCGTTCATCGATGGATTTATTTTGCATCGTGTGTATTTCAACGAATGCCGGGGGCTGCAACATGATCCCATGGCTTTCGAATGCACCCAAACTGATCGCGAAGACGGGACCGCTCACCGATCAGCTTAAACAGATTGAAACCCACCGAGGACTTGGGGTTCTGCCAATTGCAAAAGTACCGGATGCAACCGCCAATTCGGTATGTGGCTATTGCTCCACAGGATGTGGGCTTCAAGTCCACCTCGTCGATGGGAAACCCGTGAACGTGACCCCTCGCGCGGATTACCCGGTGAATCGCGGGATGGCTTGTACCAAAGGGTGGGAAGCGATTCGGGTTCTCGATGCAGCCGATCGTGCGACAGTTCCCTTGCTGCGAGATCGGAACACGAACACGGTGAGAGAGATCCCATGGTTGGAAGCGGTTTCTCATTTTTGTCGACGTATCAAGGGGATTCAGCAAAGGTATGGCGAGGACTCGGTCGCATTTCTAAGCACGGGCCAAATACCGACGGAAGAAATGGCCTTTCTCGGTTGTCTCGCGAAATTTGGAATGGGAATCAAACATGGTGATGGGAATACACGCCAGTGCATGGCGACCGCAGCGGTGGCCTACAAGCAGAGTTTTGGATTCGACTCTCCACCATTCACGTATGAAGATTTCGAGCAATCCGATGTCTTGATGTTCGTCGGCGCAAATCCCTGCGTTGCCCATCCCATACTTTGGCAGCGGGTGCTAAGGAATCGACGAAACCCAACGATCATCGTCGTGGATCCTCGCAAAACCGAAACCGCGATGGCCGCGACCGAGCATGTGCAAGCCAAACCGAAAAGCGATTTGGTCTTGCTGTATGGGCTGGCGAGAGAAGTCGATCGACGCGGAGCCGTCGACTGGCAGTTCGTCCATCAAAGCACCGTCGGTTTTGAAGCGCTTCGAGAGTTCATTGCCGAATACACACTGGACCGCACGGCGCAGGAGACGGGACTTTCCACGGAGCAATTGCATCGAATCGCCGACCACTTATCGGCTTCCAAGCGTGTCTCGTTCTGGTGGACAATGGGAGTGAACCAGTCCTATCAAGGAGTTCGCACGGCACAGGCCATCATCAACCTCGCATTAATGACTGGCAACATCGGTCGACCGGGCACCGGTGCCAATAGCATTACAGGTCAGTGCAATGCGATGGGGTCACGACTGTTCAGCAATACTAGCAGTTTGATCGGGCACCACGATTTCTCCAGCGCGGAACACCGGCAAAAGATCTCGCAACGGTTGCAGATTCCTGAGGAAAAAATTCCGACGGATTCAGGCTGGGCCTATGACCAAATCATGGATGGTATCGATACCGGAAGGGTAAAAGCTCTCTGGGTGATCGCTACCAACACCGCTCACTCTTGGACCGATAGCATGCGGGCGAAGCGACTTCTAGAGAAGCTTGATTTTCTCGTCGTTCAAGACATGTACACGACCACAGAGACAGCGCAGCAAGCCGATTTAATTCTGCCCGCAGCAGCTTGGGGAGAAAAAGAAGGAACCTTCATCAACAGCGAACGCCGAATTGGGACCATGAAGCGCATTGCGAAATCGCCTGGCCAAGCCCTTTCGGATTTCTCCATTTTTCGTCTGATTGCACAGGAATGGGGATGCGACTCTTTGTTCGCGAAGTGGAAAAGCCCCGCCGACGTTTTTGAGTCACTGAAGATTATCAGCGAAGGAATGCCTAACGACATGACAGGCATTCAAAGCTATGAACAGCTCGATGCCGTAGGTGGCATTCAATGGCCTTGGTCATCGCTGGATCAAAATTCCATTGGCGCTGATCGTGAGCCATCCCAAGAGCGGCGATTGTTCGCCGATGGGAAATTCTTCCATCCAGACGGCAAGGCGAAGTTCCTGTTTGAGTCGCCTCGCGATATGCCAGAAACTCCGAACCAAGAGTTTCCGTTTCTTCTGCTTACGGGGCGAGGGACAGTGAGCCAATGGCATACGCAAACTCGAACGTCGAAAAGCCCGGTATTAAGAGCTCTGTATCCGAGCGATCCCTACATTGAGATTCATCCGGAGGATGCACTCCGATTGGGGATTCGCACAAGGGATTGGGTATTGGTTGAAAGCCCTCGTGGAAAAGCTCGGGTGCAAGCATTTGTTGTGTCCACTTTGCAGGTAGGGCAAGTATTTATGCCGATGCACGACCATCAAACCAATCATCTGACGCTGCAACACATCGATCCCTATTCCCGCCAGCCATCTTTCAAAAACTCGATTGTACGGATCGTCCAAGAACCGAAGACGCCCAAAAGAGAACGCAGAAGAGAACGCAGAAGAGAACGAAGAGGAGAACCATGAACGCACCAGAGACCTTTACGAAAGAGCAGCAGGCTTATCTACAAGGGCTAGTCCTCGGGACCGATGTGGCTCGCACGATTCGGCAGTTGCCTGTTTTAAGCGGCTCGCTGGGGAGCAAAGAACTCTTGTCCACGGTGCTGCAAGTGGGGGGCAAGGTTGGGCCGTCGACAAGTCATCTTTCTGCTATGCACCTGGAAGCGCAGCAACGTTTCGAAGCTTCGGGGAAGCAACTTGTTACGGAGGAAAAGGCCA includes these proteins:
- a CDS encoding molybdopterin oxidoreductase family protein; this translates as MIPWLSNAPKLIAKTGPLTDQLKQIETHRGLGVLPIAKVPDATANSVCGYCSTGCGLQVHLVDGKPVNVTPRADYPVNRGMACTKGWEAIRVLDAADRATVPLLRDRNTNTVREIPWLEAVSHFCRRIKGIQQRYGEDSVAFLSTGQIPTEEMAFLGCLAKFGMGIKHGDGNTRQCMATAAVAYKQSFGFDSPPFTYEDFEQSDVLMFVGANPCVAHPILWQRVLRNRRNPTIIVVDPRKTETAMAATEHVQAKPKSDLVLLYGLAREVDRRGAVDWQFVHQSTVGFEALREFIAEYTLDRTAQETGLSTEQLHRIADHLSASKRVSFWWTMGVNQSYQGVRTAQAIINLALMTGNIGRPGTGANSITGQCNAMGSRLFSNTSSLIGHHDFSSAEHRQKISQRLQIPEEKIPTDSGWAYDQIMDGIDTGRVKALWVIATNTAHSWTDSMRAKRLLEKLDFLVVQDMYTTTETAQQADLILPAAAWGEKEGTFINSERRIGTMKRIAKSPGQALSDFSIFRLIAQEWGCDSLFAKWKSPADVFESLKIISEGMPNDMTGIQSYEQLDAVGGIQWPWSSLDQNSIGADREPSQERRLFADGKFFHPDGKAKFLFESPRDMPETPNQEFPFLLLTGRGTVSQWHTQTRTSKSPVLRALYPSDPYIEIHPEDALRLGIRTRDWVLVESPRGKARVQAFVVSTLQVGQVFMPMHDHQTNHLTLQHIDPYSRQPSFKNSIVRIVQEPKTPKRERRRERRRERRGEP
- a CDS encoding 4Fe-4S dicluster domain-containing protein; the protein is MSVIEDRIRTQFAPRYLRLEDLLNDQRTMSAVDSFSYWHEQADLHQEVYRAFVPMTVPEAGEQYAFEVDLDACSGCKACVVACHNLNDLDEGETWRKVGTITSTKADLPVVQHVTTACHHCVDPGCLKGCPVKAYEKDERTGIVKHLDDQCFGCKYCTMMCPYEVPQYSKRLGIVRKCDMCSQRLSMGAAPACVQACPNAAIRISVVTREQCRPASREEALVATAPASLPTQPTTQFKTARRSALLQSNTSNWGLQSLESATESVQDGHWPLVAMLTLSQASVGVWSCLCISSPSGPVTIALAWLATFLGVVGVHAALFHLGRPLYAYRVFLGWRTSWLSREAIGLGAFMASSVTTSVVMTLSALGFQGVGLLVTPGTYATGILGWIGAYCSAMIYIATGRRVWSWSRTIWDMAWTILGLGCLGYGSIAVLPYGWMWGAWAFSMLATIPKCIDLWRGDHVHDTSGQDVSARSGRLMRQELMPQVGWLLNLSFITLIAIFMERNEIALLGAIAFHAVHRWIYFASCVFQRMPGAAT